ttgatgtatatGTACTTTTCAAAATCAAATGATATATATCATTTAGGTTAgtttagatattatatatatatatatatatatatatatatatatgtatatatacatatatatgtatatatacatatatatgtatatatacatatatatatatatatatttaagtgcAACATGGTTGAAAATGAATATTTCGTAATAAATGTTAATGGAGAAATTCATGTGAAGGATCTTATTtgttataataaaatttataattacgatgatatatatctaaaaatccacaatTAAACAAacagaataattaaaaaaaacaaacaaaataatttggcAGAATGGCGCCGCTTAGTTGTGTTGACCCCCAAACCAACGTTACTCGCCGAATTTACCCGCTTTAGTTGTAAGAGAATTTGCTGTGCCTGCGTGTGGGACCCAGATATGCTATTATCATGTAACCAATGAAATTGAGGATACAGTGACGAGTACACAGGTACGTGTGGGCAAAGTTCtgctaaaattttgaattatgcgtGCTATAGTTGAAGATGTAAATCTGCCTCCCGTGTCTCTCTGGCTGTCTCCTCTCGTTCCGGCTCTTATCCCCCGCCCTAGGGTTTGCCTCATTGGAGCATCCCATCTCGGCGAAGAAGCGGAAGACGCGGAGGGCGACAATGACCAACGACAATCACCAACATGGCTTCAATCTCTCCGATCTCCGTGCCGGTCTCGCCCTCCCCCAAACCCTCTGTCTTCAATTCGATCGCTCTCGCTCTCTGTTCGCCTTCTTTCTTTTCCCGTTTGATTATCACGTCGAAATGTTTCTGTCTTCCAGCTATGAGCGAGGAGGATAGAGTCGGTCTGGTCAATGCTCTAAAGGTGCGATCCTGGTCATTCTCGATCGAGTATATTAACCTCTGCGTTTGTTGGGAGATTTGAGGTTGGATAGGTCTGTTTTTCTGTTGTTTAACGTGTTTTCGTGGGTACTTTGGTTGGTTGCAGGACAAGCTCCAGAGCCTCGCAGGGAAGCATACGGATGTTCTGGAGACGCTTAGCGCGGCGGTCAGGAAGCGCGTCGAGGTGCTGAGGGAGATTCAGGTTTGCTTCGTTCTTCTGGACTCGAGATCTTCTGTTGTTATATATTTTCTGTGTTGGGATGATTTGTTTTGTTTGTATATTTCTGTCTTACGTATTTGGTTGGGTTTTCCTGGGGATTTTGATTCGTATCATCTTCTTTCTGTTTAGATTGTGATCGGATATTTGATTGCAAGTTAACGTTGGAAGATTTATATATCGCCAAAACAATATCCGTATATGCATGACGAGCATGACCGGTTGTTTATATGTTCGTTTTTGGTGCTTGATTTTTGGGATCATAAATACTCATACATTGGTCAGTGGGAATGAAGATCTATTTTCCCTTTCAAAGCCGTAAAACCTTATTCCGTGAAAAATGCTTGTTCCATTGTTTTTCCTGTTAGAATTTCAAATGTCATCCTCCGAATCAACTTCGACTTCTTTGAAACTCGAAGATGACTTCTATTGAAAAGTGCTCGATTTGCTATAAATAGTTCTCCAAATTGTCAATGATTTTAAGTCTGTCATCATCTATCTCTTCTTTACCGGCACATTGTATCTTATACTCGACTACATTAACTCCATGAATTGTTTCTAGTAGTTGCTGCTTTGCCTTTTGTTTTAGAGAGGTAGGTGAAAGAGAAAACATACATCTGCAGCCAATTTTACGTTATCATGTCATAGAATCAGATACTTGACTTCAAGCAGCGCTTCGCTAATTGAAGTATTATCTGTTGTCATTATATCTTAGAATGTTCTTTCCCTTTATTTTCAATTCTTCTGTTCTCATTTGAGTTTGCAAAATTATAATTTCTGTCAGGACCATTTATCTTGGACCCGTAAGAAACAATTATGAAGCACTATATAAGAACTAGAAAATGTGGATTTTGAGGAGGTAAAAATACATATTATGTTGACCAGTGGAGTGGTCCCTTTGGTATTAATGTGTTGCATTATAGTGAGGTCTGAGGAGGATGAACTCCTTTTCAGCATCTGATTTTCTCTTCCTATGTCTTTGGTATCAACCTGTTCTCAGTATTCCTATCTTCGAAAAATGCACTCTAAGATTATCATTTCTACTCTTGACTGGTTGATTACATTGGTTGATTACATTTAGTTTgataaaagaattttttaaatacaTTTTGATCAAATTAGTGAATTGGTCTGCCACTATGCGGGCTACAATTAACCTGTTTTATTAttctcttcttcttggttgaagggGGTTCCTATTCTAGTTTACACTGGATAAAAATACTTTTCATATTTCTTGCATTAGATATGCAGCTGAATGTTTTCGTGTGTTAGCTAATATTGTGGTAGCTTTTGTGTTAACATTTGTAAGATTAGGATGGTTTCAGGATTGACTATTGGGTTTGGGACTTTACTTTCAATCAATCAGTCAATTTACAGGACTGTTATGTtagattttgtttcttttttaaatTGAGGGATTTCCTTAGAATCAGTCAAAACTTGTCGCGAGCAATTAAGATTGATTAATTTTGTCCAACTTCCAGATGATTGTGCCTACGTCTAGATGTATCTGTTTGATTCCTCAATGCTGCCAGCGTTTCAGTTTTTGGGCCcgatcatacaacacttttgaatgTTAGATATGTCAGATTCATAGTTTGCAATTTAACCCATCGATGGTGAAGCACCTGAATTGCATTCACTGCTGCTATTAATTTGACCGGTTCATGATGTGGTATGGATGATAAAGAGGATAATTTGAAAATACATGAAGAGAAGATGGTTTGGAAACAGATTTGGGCAAGAGGGAGGAGTTCATATTGCATTTGCTCCCTCTTGGTGTCTACATGCCTGATTACTTTTTTTCCTAGTTCTTATTCTCCTTACTAGTTTTCTATTTTTGAAAATATGATACTGAAGTTTTTGGTCGTATTAATGACCAATGTGACAGGAAAGAGAGAATAACCAATCTGGCTGTAAGGAGAGATGTACCTTAACAAGCTGTATAAGAGCTAAATGTACATAGACGAGTGCGTAGTGCCATTTCCTGAAGTTGATCATTTTTTTGAACTATATCATGCCATTCatatttactctattagtgcatgTTATTCTTTTGATTACTCTAGCTAGTTTATGTTGATTCTTATTGTTAGTTTTTTCTGTATGTATGTATGGTGGAAAGCAGTGGATTATCCTGTTAATTTCCATATATATGATTGTGAATGAAATCAACATTTATCTTCGTTTGAATATGACTACTGAACTTTTAAACTAATTTTTGCGAAATTCTAATCTGCTAAATTTGACCTGACATTTATCCTTTCTTTGTTCATAAATCAAACAGTTAGTTTGATGTAGCATGCTATTTTTACTATGTGGTTATGCATCTGATAACATAGAACTTGCTTCTTTGTGGAAACTGTATACATAAGCAATCTCACTTGATTAATAATCAGCATTTTTTTCTTGGAAACTTCTAACTTACTAAATGTCACCTGAAGACTTTGTGTTTGAACATTTAAGGTCTCCTTTTGTATCATATTAGGGGTTTCAAATTGGAAATCTTGAAGAAAGATAAAAGTTAGTGGTGGTGTTTATAACCATTGATCTTTCCTGCAGTATAATATGTGGGATTGCAGTCTAATTATTTGCTAAAGTTTGGCAGCTCATCTACCACCATTGACCAGCCTGAAATGGATGTCACACCTTTCTTTAATTTTgacctatatatttttttagatgTGCCATGTCTGTACCACGTGAATGAACATGAGGGATATTGGATGGATTAGGAAGAAATAGGATGCTTGCCAATTGTGTTAGCAATATTCCTCTGCCCCTCTCCTCATCAATTTGTTTAACGTGTCATGAGTCAAAGGTGATGCCAAATTCCGGATGTCATTCAGCTTCTCTTGTTTCTTTTCTGCAGAACCAACACGATGAGCTTGAGGCAAAGTTTTTTGAGGAAAGGGCTGTACTAGAAGCTAAGTACCAGAAACTTTATGAGCCCTTGTATACTAAGGTACTTTTTAAAGAGCCATTAATGTTATATGATTTTCTAGTTTACTTGACTACTGGGGGAAAAAACACTGTGGCTAAGGTCTAAACCTAATGTTTAGTTGCTTTTATGTGCCTTTGTCAGTTGTGTAGTTTGTTTACTGAGTCTAGGATTAAATGTTGTTAATATCGGCTAACATTCTACGACATGGACTACAGAGATATGAGATTGTGAATGGTGTTGTCGAAGTTGACGGCATTAAAAATGAATCTTCGGTTGAAACCCTTGCTGAGGATAAAGCCAGTGAAGGTTATCTTAACACACCTGAGATGTGGAATGTTTTGTTTTAGCTTTCTAGTCATATTATGGATGCTTATTGTTCCGCATTGCCTCAGAAAAAGGTGTGCCAGATTTTTGGCTCACTGCTCTGAAAACAAATGAAGTGCtagctgaggaggtaatcaattgcAAATTATCACTTCTTTTTTTCTCGTCTTCACATTGTTGGCGTATCTATTATCCTTTTCTTCATCTAGATTCAAGAGCGTGATGAGGAAGCTCTCAAGTATCTAAAGGACATAAAATGGTGCAGAATTGATAATCCTAAGGGTTttaaacttgatttttttttcaattctaACCCTTATTTCAAGAACAGTGTTCTGACAAAAACGTATCACATGATCGATGAACATGAACCAATCTTGGAGAAGGCAATTGGGTAATCCTTCTTTTTTATCTCATTGACATTGTGTATCTTATCATGGTTGATCTATTACTGATTTTTGTGAATTGTCATCTTCTACTCCAGTACGGATATTGAATGGTTTCCAGGGAAGTGTGTGACTCAGAAAATTGTTAAGAAGAAGCCAAAGAAGGGTTCAAAGAATGCTAAACCCATAACAAAAACTGAAGATTGTGAGAGTTTTTTCAACTTCTTTAATCCACCAGAAGTACCAGATGATGATGCTGACATTGATGAAGAGACTGTAAGTTATTGTCATCTGTCAGCCTGAGGAAATATTAGCAGAATAATAAGAAAAAGCACAACTAACTACATTGTCATTCTTTGGGCAGGCTGAGCAGTTGCAGAGTCAGATGGAATTAGATTATGATATTGGGTAAGCCCTTTCTGTAGTTTGGCTTAGCTGTCCGCTGGTCCACTATCTTGTAATGAAAATTGATAAATAGGTGCAATGAGAATGTCAATAGTTATAGATGCTAAAGGCTTCTTAAGACATTTTAGAACCTGCCAAGTAAATATCAAGTCTTGCTCATTTGCTTACTAGTTCTTATAATGTTTGGCCTGAAATCATAATTCCCTATTAAGTCACCATTTCACAATACATAACGGTTCTTTCCCTGGTTGTCACTTGTCACAACATTAAGTCAAAGGTACTGTTAAACCTGCAGGTCCACAATTAGAGACAAGATAATTCCCCATGCAGTTTCATGGTTCACGGGGGAGGCTGTTCAAGATGATGATGCAGAAATAGAGGATGATGAGGATGGTGAAGATGAAgaggatgaagatgaagatgaagatgatgaggatgaggatgatgaagatgaagatgaagaagagaATGGCAAGTCCAAGAAAAAGGTATGTCTAATACGTGCAAGATCTTGTTTCCTGTTTGCAAGTTTTACACTTGGGTTATTAGACACTGACTTGTGTTCTTATTATTCTCTGTATCATCAATGCAGTCGGCTACAAGGCAGAAGGTGCATTATTATTAACTTCCCCCTCTTTTAATTTTGTCTTAATCTTAGTCGTTTCTCTGCATTTGCTTTGTTAATATTCTAAATTGTGGAAATACAGAAGAGTGGAGGGGAGCAAGTTGATCGGCCCGCCGAGTGCAAACAACAGTAAAATGTTCTATAACGTGTTTTATAATGGATGAAGTGTCTTCTAGCGTGTGTAGTTGTGGAGGATCCTTACAGAGTTTTCTGATTTTTCATTTAAACTCCGTATAGAGTGTAGTCATGGAGGATTATTTGCATAGATTTGTTGGGACGATCCGTTCAATGTTTTCCAACTGTAGCGTTATGATTGCCTTCAGTCCATTGACTGGGGAAACTCTCTGCTACGATGACAATTAAGTCTCTGCATTATTTATCCAAGCAGTCACCATCTTTGTTTTGCAGCTTCTTTCACAGGAAATGACTTGTTTGGCCATTATCGATTACAACAGTCGGTCAAATTTGATGGGCGAAGAGTAAAAAGTATTATGAAGTGGGTGTTGCTGATCGCTCCAACACCGCAGCCACAGCTTGGGTCACAGCTTCCTCGAGCGTCTCCTCGTCGCAATCGGCGCCCTGCGTGACATCAATCAACGTCAGCTGTCTCTTCATTCAGCGGTGTTTTCTTCTCCGGAAGACAGAGAAAACCGGGACTGGACCGCAGGGAAGAGGAAACTTCCTGTTCGTTGCTTCAGCTATCAGGTGAGAATTTTGCATGTGATCCATTACAATCACAAACCATAATATACTGGTTTTGAATTCAGCAGTCAAGGGGGCATCTAAGAAATGTCAATAGCGATTTAGTTGAATGAATCTTGTATGACATCATACTATGACAGGCGTTGGTGCTGTGATTTAGATGTTGGCTCATTGACTCAGATGCTCGGTGGCAGTCAGCCTTGGCACACAGTATCTATATTCGATCTTCCACAAAACCTCCAAACGTGAACATCAAGTGGTCCTTTCTGTCCTCGCTTGCAGAATATTTAATttccttttatttattattatcttcaaCTTTAACAGGTTGATAGAATTTTTTTTCTAGAGCTCGAAGGAAAATACTCATAAATAATTCCAATTTGAAAGCTTTAATTGCATAGGTTGAAATTAAAATTACCTTTACTCGTACGGTGAAGCTTGCCTTTATTAGATCATTCTTCTGCGGCGATCCTGTCATTGCCTCCACCGATAATAAAGTAGCGACTCCCATCCGTTTCAAGCATTGGAGTACGTCGTGAATCAAATCGATCATGTTGCAACCCGCCCTCACTGTTATGACGAGGTTGACTCCTTCGCCTTCTGGTGTCGATTCGGTTGCCTGCCGGCTTATCTGAACTCGTACTCTCTCGTTCGAATCGCCGTCTTCTTCCTTCTCATCAGGACGCCGAACCTGCATCTCTAGCAGTCGGTTCCTACGCTCCAGCTCAGATATTTGAGCTTTCAATGCGTTCAGGTAGTTCCTGGTGTTGTAAAGCACCGACGCCTTGTCCTTCTATTGAATCGAAGAAATCAGTATGTAAACGGATGCGAACAAGGATGATGAACTGGGAAGCGCACCTTGGACACCGGTGGAAGTAGCATTCTGAGAGCATCGAAGCTTTCGTTGAGCTTTTCCCGGCGCTTTCGCTCCGATATCATGTGCTGCAGCTGGTTGCTGGTAGGCCGGGCGTCCTGCGTCCGGGCTTCGAACCTCATGTCATTCATCTTCTTCAGTAGGTTGATGAGCATCTTAATCATCTTCTGGCCATGCGAGCTTGGAGTGGGATCGCATCTTGGTGCAAAGGCTGGAGTAGCGTAGGCTTTGAATGCCCCTACTCGGCGGCCGGACCAACTCCGGTCGGCAGCCGAAGAAGAGTTCGAAGAGATGACAGCCAGCATCGCCCTCGCGATCGCAGCATCATCGACGGCAGTTGATGGAAACAGCACGGTTCGGTGTCGATCGTAGACGCTCATGGGGATTTGGTGAGGGGCAACGGTGCTCGTATTGGCGAGAAGGAGAGACGAGCACTCTGGACTTTCCACCGAAAAAGATCGAAGCGAGGAGGAGTCGGAGGAGTCGGGAGGTGGGAACAACTCTTCCAACTGAGTCTGATGAATGAATTCTTGCTCTAATTGCGACTGTCGTATGAAATCCTCGCTGAACACTTTCTCAACATTCGCATGCATGTTTGCCTGCCAAAAGGAATTCCACGTTATATATATGACACAGAAATGATCGATACAAATCCTTTGGATTTCGATCGATTACATCACTCGAAGTCGTCATCCCAAACTCGATCTCTCCGCTTGTGCATCCAAGAAAAGCTGCAGTCTGTCAAGGGACGAGTCAATCGTTATGTCGAAGATTATCCATTACGATTAAAGAGACGGAGAATTGCCAACCTTAATTCCAGCTTCCTGAAAGATGAGACCACATCAAGGTAAGCAAGCATTCCGGATGCATTCAATTCAGCCATTAATGTTCTTGGCACGCATATATACCTGATAGAATTGCCGTTGTACTTGCATTGATGCCGAGTTCATGAGGTCCGAGTCCTTTAGCTCGATGTAGGGAAGGCTGCTCTTGAAAGCCCAACCAGGAACACAGCTTAAGAAGCGGGAAGAAGCAATCCATATATATGTCAGATACCACACATGGAGCGAAACGATGAAGGGCGTTAGGCAGAACACCTGCATCGGATGCTGCAGAGAGACCTCAAGTAGGCGGCGAAGAGCCTTCTGGAGGGGCTTCCCGACGAGGAGCTCGGCCGACCGCTGCTGTCGTCCTCGTGGTGCCATCCATCCATGGAGGTGAAGCAACTGGTTGGAAATTACTCGAGTCAGATACATCCCGATCACAGTTAAGAAAGAGATGAGTCGGTCTGTGAACCGAGAGGAATCGATGGATACTCGGATGATGGATGGTAAAGCGGGGACCACAGGCAAATATACGTGCATCCCAGTGCGCGAGCGGCGGTCCGGAGGAAGCGACTGCGGGCTTCGGGGCGGAGGAGGAAGACGGTGTCCATGAAGGCGACAGGACATGCGTGCGGCTCCAAGCTAAGGCATTTGGATAACATCTTCCATGGCCTACGATGGGAGACAAATGGGTTCCCCCTTCGCTATttataagagaaagagagagagagagagagagagatgacaaaCTTCTAGTAGAAAAGTAGGCGTtcaaagacagagagagagagagagagagagagagagagatgacaaaCTTCTAGTAGAAAAGTAGGggttcaaagagagagagagacagagagagagatgatAAACTTCAAGTAGAAAAGTAGGGGTTCAAAGTCTTTGCTCGAGATGATTCAGAATTGGGTCAAAGTAGGAGGCAGCAGAGATAGGCAAGCACAGACAAAGAGAGGCGGCTGTGGTCATCGTGATGTCGTCCTTCTGTCCCATCGTCGAGAGAGAGGCTGAGACTGAGAGCGAGACCGAGACTGGTTCATGGCTGGCGGGCTTACTTGGGAGGTCAAGAAGCTATTATGCCATTTTACGCTGCACTGTTACTGCTACAAGCTTGAGCTAATAGCAGAAAAAGGATTAGCCTCTTTTACTGGGAGTGGAATActaaaagagataaaaaaaaaggacTCAAAAACATTCCAATTTTATATAATTGTTAACATTACATAATATTATAGAACGTGTGATAAGAAAACTTCGATCCACTTCTCCATTGTGACATGCAAGTGATTTATACTCTACTAATGCAAATTCAAATCGATTTATCACTTGGGTTTTTCTTTGGAGCTTTGAGGCATAACCCACACTTGATTAATGGGCCTCTTTAGAACTCCAGCCCAAATCAAATTCAATTTGTGGGTGAAGCCAATGTTCGATTCTTTGATTGCTTTCCTTTGGCAGTACACGATCGAATGAAAGGTGAGATAACGTTGGGTGATGCCCTATAATGTAAGTATCCATGGGGAGTACCATTTAGGCCTTTTGTGGGGGAGAATCTACCGATAAGGGGCAGTCGAAGATGCTGCGCCGGCTTTCCTCCAAAGACTAAAAATAGCCACCTCGCTTGATGTGTTTCTATGAATTAAGGTGATATCTTTGTACCTCAATCATATGGATTCATAAGTCATCCgaattcaattatatatatatatatatatatatatatatatatatatatatatatcaaaaataaaagatgatAAATCCAAGCTATTTTTATATattcagaaaaataaataaaagagtctCTATGGGCTTAATTTTAGGCATTATTAAAATAAAGAATTATattagacaaaaaaaaaggagaatttaTCCAAAAATCGTCCTATTTTCGAAAACGATGCATCGAACGGCCGATAAGGTGCATCTCTTCTCACCACCGAATCGATGATGGGAGAAAAAACAGCAGCAGCAGAGGGCGGTGCCGCCGAAAACCCTGCCGTCCATCTTAAATGGTCGCCTTGTCTCTTGCTGTTGCCATCTATCATtcccacttctctctctctctctctctttcttctttgggTAGCACGCCGAAGACTAGTCGGGTGGTGGGTACGTGCGAGCGATGGAGATGTCAATAGCGGCGCTTCACTTGCTCCTGCGGAgcgcccccgccgccgccgtcgtcgtcgCTGGAATCCTCCTCGTCGCCCGCAGACGGCGGTCCAATAGTCCTCCAGGTGTCGGCTTTCGGCCGTTTCCCCCCTTCTTTTTGGGTCATAATTTCCTTCGTGCTTGTGGATTTGTCTGATTCATGTGACCGATGGTGGTGGTGTCGCAGCTGTTCCTGGGTGGCCCTTGATTGGGAATTTGCTGCAGCTGAAGGAGAAGAAGCCTCACCTGACGTTCGCGAAATGGGCCGCGACGTATGGGCCGATTTATACCATCAGAACCGGCACTTCCACTGTGGTGGTTCTGAATTCCACTGAACTTGCCAAAGAGGTACCTTTATTTCTCTctttaattactataaataatggggttattttatttaaattattattttttaaatgattaaaattaatttccttaatcatatgtataagttaaattttttatcaattaattaaattattttttgacaTGATTTTTAGAACTTAAAtggttcaaattttatttttgtgtatGAACCATAAGGAATAAATATTACAATTCTATCTTTGTgtgtcaaaataaaataaaatttaattttaaaaaataaattattacttaTCCTTTGGTGAGAACTATAAAGGAGGCTTTCCCTCCGTCCTTTCTAGCCAACCCTGACAGGGGAAGGATAGAAAAGAATTCTTCGAGGAGAgatagagaatttttttttaaccaatttttactcatattttaaaatctttgatattaaaattattataatttgtatgatgcataataatattttaattttaaaattttatgattaataaataatgattattGAATTGTGCtgttagaatgattagttaatttaactatagttctaattcatttaattagacatatttatgtttcaagaaattatgtgtaaatttttatgatttaattagttttaaatttagaatcatgAATCTAAATTACTTAATTTATCAAAAATAGATTTGAGATTAAttgttattttataatatttttaaagtatttttaaaaataataaaatttaatttaataaaaggGGTCAAATTGAGGTCTGATCCGAGTTAAATTGATTGACTAAACAAACCCATGTGGTCAAGCATGATCCAACTTATATGGCCAGGTATGGTCCAACCTATATGATTATGCATGACCTAACTCATATAGTCAGGCATAACCAAAACCCATATGACCAAGTACATTTTAAATTAAAATGATGCtttcttaaaaataatatgatgggGGCAAGTATCAGCCGATGTGGTTAGGCATGACCCAGCCCATGTGGCTAGGTAAAACTTAGTCCATGTGGTCAGGTATGATCCATTTCATATGATTAGGCATGACCCAGTCCATATAGCCATACCTGGCCTAGCCTATGTGGCTAGGCATGACCCAGCCCATGTAGCCAGGTTCTTCCATGTGGCTAAGCACGACCCAATCTATGTGATCGGGTATGACCCGACCCATGTGGTCAGGCATGATCTAACCTATATGGTCAAATATGACCCAACCTATGTGGCTAGGCAAAACCCAACCCGCAAGCCAAGCGTGATGCAGTTCAGTAGTAAGACTCGGCCCAACTCGTGAGTGAGGCTCAGCCCAACCCGTTAAGCTAGGTTTGCCCAACTATGCAACTGGCGCTAGACACATCGACACCCCTCTATCCAGCTCGTTATACCTCAGCCTAACCTGTTATCTGGGACAGACATGTGCAACACATGTGACCTGTCCAAGACTCAAGTGGGTCGGTTCGGTCTGGGTTAGCACTATGcgacatagtccaatttcctctccgtttattggtttgagcttgtTAGTTGACTGAATTAGATGGGTTTGATCGGTTCAAGCCGGTTCAAGGTGATTCCAGACCAACTTGATCAATTGAAGCCTATTTgacctaattaaaattaattaaatctaaattagaccagtttagggtgattctagatcggttctataaggatttgagattAGTTCCGTTAGGTCCTAATTGAACTAAGTTTGGTTCAAGTCAATTGGGCTATTCTAATTAGGGTTCTAATTAATTGAGGattattgagagattgatgtctcatgtctttatgatttgatgaacttaaaagttttatttgaatgtgtcatttgaaaattattattagtttctcttgtttttttagattaaattgatgattttgatgtgatTGTTATCATGTAGTATATGTGACTATGTTGAGTTATCCACATTGGAAGTGCTATCTGTGAAATGAACTACGGGTACATTACAGTGCGGTGCCACTGATGGACATAGTCTAGCAAGCCATTACATCAAGCATAGTCCCTcgtaatattttatcatactacTTCTTGGatgtatacataaataaatgGATGAATGTAAATAAATGATCATGGGTGACTATATATCTCTGCCGAGAGCAAGTAGGGCGATTACCTTTGGGGATTAGTAGGCCGTCAGATATGATAGTTAGATGGTTCTTTCATCTgctattgggaggaacgtgtctccACTTAGGTGAgtgagggataccacttcatTTGCTATTGAGAGTGCGATATAGATTTTCTTCATTCACTGTTGGGAAGAATCTATCCGGTAGAGTATGTATCTCCATTCGTTATTAGGAGAGTGCACCATCGagtatgatatatgtcttttgttaTCTAATTATTATATATGTAATCAAGATGTATTGCATGtgactgatgcatgattt
The window above is part of the Musa acuminata AAA Group cultivar baxijiao chromosome BXJ2-6, Cavendish_Baxijiao_AAA, whole genome shotgun sequence genome. Proteins encoded here:
- the LOC103986613 gene encoding nucleosome assembly protein 1;1 isoform X2 translates to MTNDNHQHGFNLSDLRAAMSEEDRVGLVNALKDKLQSLAGKHTDVLETLSAAVRKRVEVLREIQNQHDELEAKFFEERAVLEAKYQKLYEPLYTKRYEIVNGVVEVDGIKNESSVETLAEDKASEEKGVPDFWLTALKTNEVLAEEIQERDEEALKYLKDIKWCRIDNPKGFKLDFFFNSNPYFKNSVLTKTYHMIDEHEPILEKAIGTDIEWFPGKCVTQKIVKKKPKKGSKNAKPITKTEDCESFFNFFNPPEVPDDDADIDEETAEQLQSQMELDYDIGSTIRDKIIPHAVSWFTGEAVQDDDAEIEDDEDGEDEEDEDEDEDDEDEDDEDEDEEENGKSKKKSATRQKKSGGEQVDRPAECKQQ
- the LOC103986613 gene encoding nucleosome assembly protein 1;4 isoform X1, which translates into the protein MTNDNHQHGFNLSDLRAAMSEEDRVGLVNALKDKLQSLAGKHTDVLETLSAAVRKRVEVLREIQNQHDELEAKFFEERAVLEAKYQKLYEPLYTKRYEIVNGVVEVDGIKNESSVETLAEDKASEEKGVPDFWLTALKTNEVLAEEIQERDEEALKYLKDIKWCRIDNPKGFKLDFFFNSNPYFKNSVLTKTYHMIDEHEPILEKAIGTDIEWFPGKCVTQKIVKKKPKKGSKNAKPITKTEDCESFFNFFNPPEVPDDDADIDEETAEQLQSQMELDYDIGSTIRDKIIPHAVSWFTGEAVQDDDAEIEDDEDGEDEEDEDEDEDDEDEDDEDEDEEENGKSKKKSATRQKLLSQEMTCLAIIDYNSRSNLMGEE